Below is a window of Halogeometricum rufum DNA.
TGCCTCGTCGTATCCCTCTTCGGTCGGGAGCAGGACGGCACCCCTGAATCCGCTTCGAAGTGCGTCGATTTCGTCGTTGGACAACGGTTGGTTTGCTGTTAGAGACATTATCTACACCGAAGGGTGGTGATTCGAGGCCGTCTCGACACGTCGTCGTTCCATCGCCGTCCGCCGAGCCGCGGCTTCCTGACGCATCGCATCGCGGTGTTCGTCCCAGGTAGCGTACTTTGGAACGGGGGTCATCCCAACAGGAACCGTGGTCTTGCGCTGTCTGCTGTTCGTTGTCATACTTCTGTCCTCACATACTGAAGGCGCTCCTGGGTCTTGACGACGCCGCGTGCTCTCGTTGCACACCCTGCAATCCACTCGTAGGTCGCTACGGTTTCGCCCCGATGCAGGACCCGCCACCGCTGGAGATGAAATCGATCTGCGCTTTGTGCCCGGTGCGGCCTCGGCGACTGGTAAACGACGGCTCCGGCGAGTGGATTCGAGAGACCGTCACTGAATCCACCCCGTTCGGAGGCTGGATACGAACGATTGCGCTCCCCGTCGACGACGGGAGCGTACAGCAGAGCCGTCAGCTCGCGACGAACACAGCGGCGGGGTTGAACGGGGTCGCCTCGCGTCTGTACGCGTCGTAGAGCGACTGCGCGTGCGCCCGCGCCCCGGTCGTGCTGGTGTCGATGACGGCCCTGGAGAGTTCCGTCTCGGGGTCGCGACAGCACATGCCGACACGCTCGTCGAAGATCCAGAACCCACCAGGGAGCTCGTCGGAGACCAGAAGAACGAGATTCCCGCTCTTCACCGCCTCGTTCGCGAGTTCGGGAGCGTACTCGACCATGGCCGTCATTACGTCGCTCGGGAAGACGAGTTCGACCTCCATGCCGGCGACAGCACGCTCCATCACCGTTCTGACGTTCTCCGGCTTGTGAAGTACCGTTCCCATCTCCCGGAGCGACTCTGACGTCTCGATGAGTTCGGCGTAGCGGCTGTTCGGACAGTAGGGGTTCCGGTCGTCCTGCAGTGTGACGGTCGCCCCAGAGAACATCTCGATGGTGAAACCGAGGTCGGTTGGGAACCACTGCCAAATGTCGCGGATCGAGTGCTCTGTCTCGAATCGCTCCACGAGAGCGAAGAATCCGGTGGCGATGAACTCACCGAGTGGTGTCAGTTCGTATCGGTGACCGTCCCGCGTAATCCAGGTTCGCTTGTCGAACTCGTTGAGGAGGCGTCCGACCGTGGCGTTCGAGGCTCCGATCGCCTCCCGCAGGTCGTCGCGACTCTGGCCGCCCGCCGCCAGTGCGCCGAGCGCGTTCACGCGGTGTGCTGAACGAGCCAAGAATTCGATGTCTTCGACTGGCGTTATCATACCACAGACATGCTTGCTACGATATTACCAATTCCGGTGGGGAACCAGTTCGAGCGATCGTCGGTTCTCTCGGCGAGTGCCGTTCGAAAACAGGACAGTGGACCGCTGCAACGGCCACAGCTGCGTGACTGAGCGGCACGACTCCACGTTCGTGTCGAGGAACGAACCTGCTCGGAAGCCCCCGTTCGCCGTCGGGACCGCGCGGACTCGACCTACAGTCCCGACGATGTCGTTGTCAGTCACTCCTCCTCTGCTCCATACGACCTTCTGTCTCTCGCTGGGGATTCTACCAGCCCCCGAGGAGTCTCAAACGACCATGCTGCATCCAAGGGGCGTAGTCATCAGAGAGAGCTGATGAACTCACCAAGTATCTGATTGAACCGTTCGGGCTCCTCGATGGTGATGCAGTGTCCGCTGTCTTCAAACAGTTCGAATCTGGACTCCGGGAGGAGTTCTGCGGTGTGTTCGACGGACTCCACACTCCGCCATTTCTCGTCTGCTCCAGCACACACTAGCGCCGGGACATCGATTGAGCGGAGCACGTCCCGGTAATCGTGCAGGTACAGGAGTCCAAACATGAGAGTCCCCTGAATCGCTGGTGGAGTTCGAGATCCTTCGTCAAGGATGAGATTGCGAAGCTCACGCGATGGCTTCTCCTTGAGCATTGCCGTCGCTTGCTCATCGAGGAGGCCAAGCGGATCCGTTTGAACCTGGTTGATCGCCTGTTCAAGATCATCACGCCCGTAGCTACCGTAGTCGTAGTCGTCGCGTTTCATCGGTGAGGGCTCCATGTCGACATCGACCATGGCCCGAACCCGGTCGATCCCAAACTGGCGGATATATTCCCACGAAACGATTGCCCCCATCGACCACCCGGCGATGACGACGTCATCGAGGTCGAGTTGGAGGAGAAACTCATGTACATCACGGGCGTACTGTGAGAGCGTGTGACCGAGTTCGGTCTTCTCTGAGCGTCCGTGGCCTCTAAAATCGACGGCAAGGGTTCGGTATTCGTTCGAGAGACCGGCCAATTGTGGTTCGAAGTACCGGAGGCCCGCCGTTGCTCCGTGGAGGAAAACGATGGGGTCGCCACCGCCATGGTCTTCGTAATACAGTTCCGCTCCGTGACACTGGATGGTTGGCATAGTAACGGTAGTTGGGCGCGCTCGTCGTTAAGTATACTCAACAGGAAGTCGAAATCAACTGGATACAACTTCTTTTTCTCGCACGCAAGTCCTGAACACCGTCTCAGTTGATGATATCGAGGTGTCGGGATCAACGGCTTGAATCGGGGACTGGACACTCGTCATCTGGTGGGTGAACGGACGTGAGAGATACAGATTGTCTGTCTCATTTTGCAACAAAGATAACAGGATCCAGAGAGTCTGTGGACACAGTTCTCTGATTTGGGGAATCACGCTTCGAGCGCGGCGTTGAATAGCGCGCTGTCGAAGTGGGACGTCCACTGAACATCTCGATCACGCTTCTCCCGACTAGCGGTGTCGTGGGGATCGACGCTTCCGGCTTCGACCGTAGTCACGCCTCGAAACACTACACGAAGCGAACGAAACTGACGATTCAGCAGTTGAAAGTGACACTGCTTGTGGAGGCGAGAGCGAATGCTATCCTCGATCTCCACGTGACGACGACCAGAAAACACGACTCGCAGAGCGCACCGTCACTTATCAAGCGGAATGTCGGGAATGTGGTGATTCTCCTCGGTGATAAGGGATACGACGACCAGAAGGTTCGCGCGTTAGCCCGTGACGCTGGTGTTCGCCCCCCGATCAAGCACCGAGAACTTTCGTCGCTCCACAAGGCGTGGAATGCTCGGCTGGACGCCGACTTCGCCGGCCAACGAAGTCAGAACGAGACAGTGAACTCCAGTCTCAAACGGAAATGTGGCGCATTCGTCCGCTCACGACACTGGTGGAAGCAGTTCCGTGAACTCGTTGTCGGCTGTCTCACTCACAACATCGACAAGTCACTCTGAACAAGGTGTATCGATGAACGAGACAACGAAATTGGTCGAACCTTTCTGATTCTCGTCAGAAGAGTCGTGACCGACTCAGAGAGTGTAGTCAGCACATGGTCACGCTGATTCCATTCCTAATTTACTGAGCCAGTCGTGTCATGCGGAGTGTAACTTGATCTTCTCTCACCCTTCGTTTTGAACCATTCTATCCCACTGCGAAACCCAAGCGACGTTCTCCAAAGCGACTGTCAGGAGATAGGTAAACACTGGAAGAGTAAGGCTCATGCCAACGAGATATGTTACATCAATGTCCCCGGAGGGACCAAAGATTCCGACGTATTGGAGAACCGCAATGGTCGCGAGAACAGTCGCTACAAATTCTGCGTAACCTCTGTATGAGGGGGAGGGAAACCTCATATAGTAGAAACCAGTTGGCAGACGCAAAGAAACTTCTCAACGTCTCTGTGCAAGACTTGCGTGCTCTATTCAGCACTTGCCTGCCGAACTACTCGGCCCCTGTCAGTAGTGGTGTAACCGATACAGAGAGTGGATTCAGCACGGCGAATGCCTCAGTTACGGAAGCGTTTCGTCCTCTGCGTAGCAATTGAACCGAACACTTGCGGTTGCGATTTGCTCGGCATCCGGGTCAGTCAACGAGACTGTGTATTCACCGTGAACCGGTGGGGGACCCAACGGTACTGCGTAGAGTTCGCCACTGCTGGAGCCAAACACGGAGTAGTCCTCGGGGTTGAGACTGCTCATCCCTCGATTGCTTATGAGCGGAACTGAAGCGACGAGGGTGCCGTCGCTATCGCGTATTTTGACTGTATGATACCGCTCTTCAGTAACGGCTTGGTCCGAAACGAGTATCCCGAGAGAGACCTGTTCTTCACCTCGTATTGGGGCAATCTCTCGGAGATATTGTGAACCGCTGCCCACGCCTCGACTGGAACACCGAGCGATGAGTTCTTCATCACCGAGACAGCCAGCGGTCGCAGTCACGGTGGCAGCAACACCTGCCATCAGTTCGCGTCTGGAGGGCATGGCACCTGATGTGTGTCCACGTATTGTAACGATACTGGTACTGCGGCACTCGCGCTGTGTATGCAGCACGCTCGCATACTTATCCATCGAAACTGATGATTTCTCAAACTATCAGTCCCCCACCTGCCTAACGGCTATTCTAGCAAGAAAGGTGTCGAGAAAATAGTATTTCAACAGAGCCAGATAACCCTATGCTCAAACGATACATCTACCCTCTATAGTCAGTACGCGACTCCTGTCAGTATCTGGGGGTTTCACCAGAACCGACGACGGAATCCTCGCGGCGAAAGGACTCAACCGTCCGGGGTGACAACTGGGAGTGATGACGCGCCACCGGAACGACGACGGGTTCCTCGCGTTCTTCAGGCAGTACGCGCAGACGTGGGTCCACACCGTCTCGACGGCCGCACTGACCGCCTTCGGGTTGCTGACGTTCGTCAACCGCCTGTTCGCCGTCGTCGCCATCGCGGCGTACGTCCTCCCGCCGGTGGTCCAGTACGTCCGGCGACCGACGGGCGAGGCGGCCGAAATCGACGACGCCGACGAGACGAGCGAACCGGCAGAACCGACCGCCGAGAGGCAGACCGAAGCGTCCGTCGAGTCCGGAGGCGCCGACGAGGAGGGAACCGAGGCCGTCACCGGCGACGACGCCGACGGCGACGGTGAGGCCGGGAGCGACACCGGGAACACCGCCGCCGACGACGACGATGAGGCCGATAGCGACGACGCCGACGGCGGCGACGGGACGGAACCGGCGTGGACGGCCGCCACCGTCCCGACGGACGGGACGTTGCTCGACGCCGCGATTACCGCGGACGGCGCGTACGCCGTCGGCGAGGGCGGGGTCGTGGTCGCCCGCGATAGCGACGGCGACGAGTGGGACGCCCTCCTCTCGGACGGGCCGGGCGCGGGGTCGAACGACCTCCGCGGCGTCGACGGCGTCGACGGCGGCGGCGTCTGGGTCGCCGGCGACGGCGGCGCGGTAGGTCGCATCGACCCGGACACCGGCCGGCACACCGACCACTCCGCCCCCGACGGGGACACGAGCGCGATCTCCGGCGTCGCGGCGACGGACGACGGCGGCGCGGAGACGGTCCTCCTGACGGACGGGTCGGGGCGCGTCCGCCGCGGACGCTACCGCGACGGCGAACTCTCGTGGGCGGACCCGACGAAACCGGGAAGCGGGTCGAGCATCGCCGGCGTCGAACTGGACGAGGACGTCGGCCACGTCTGCGACACCGGCGGCGGTGCGTTCCGGACGTCGGACGCCGGACGGACGTTCGAGAGCCTCGGATTCGAGGCGGACGGGACGGCCGCCGACGTGACGAGTCGTGAGGCGGGCGACGTGCGGACGGTCCTCGTCGCCACCGACGACGGTGCGGTCCACCGGTACGACGGGTCGGCGTGGACGCCCGCGTCGGTGGCCGAGGGGCCGTTGCTCGCCGTCGCCGCCGGCGACAGCGGGGACGTCGCCGCCGGCGAAGCGGCGACGTACGAGCGGTTCGACTCGTCGGCGTGGTCGCGCGCGGAACTCCCCGCCGTCGAGTCGATTCGGGGCGTCGCCGTCCGCGGGTCCGGGGCCGTCGCCGTCGGTGACGGCGGGGCGGTCGTAGAGCGGACGGCGTGAGAGCGAGCGACGACCGGACCGAGTCGGCTACTTCTCCTCGACGTGGCGCACTTCGACGGCGACGCCGCGGGTGCTCTCGGCCATCTCCGCGCCGAACATCTCCGCGCGGCCGACGGCGAACGCCTTCGGCCCCTCGACGACGACTTCGTCGCCGACGCGGATGTCGTCGTCCGCGTCCACGACGCCGGGCGCGAGGACGCTCCCGTGCGGCGCGAAGTTGTCTATCTCGACGCGCTTGGTCGGCGCGTCCGACTCGCTCCAGACGCGCGCGCCGGCGAGCGTGAACGAGAGGACGCCGTACTGCGGCACCATCGTCGCCAACTGCTCGCCGTCGCCGTTCCACACCTGCAGTTTGGGGTAGCGGCTGTTCATCCGCACGTCCGCGTCGGCGAACAGGTCCTCGCCCGCGTCGGGGCCGAACTGGTAGTCGGCGATGGCCTTCACCGTGTTGTGCTGACGCTCTCGCTTCGCGTACTTCAGTTCGCCCTGCAGCGTGGACATCAGGTTGGCCAGCGAGTCCGTCGTCGTCGGGTGGTCCTCGACGGTGTACTCGAACGGCACGTCCACCTCGCTCTCGACGCGTTCGCAGATGTCGCGGTAGCCGTGGTCGGGCACGTGCGCGACGACCCGCGGGTAGTCGTTGCGTTCGAGGTAGCGCCGGAGGACGCTCGCGACGAACCCCTTCTCGTCCTCGGACCACCGGCCCGTCACGACGGAGTCGTAGTGCTGGGCGGGGTAGGTGAGTTCCAGTTCCGTCGGGACGACGCCGATGGGAGAGGTCATCGACGCGACGTGGGCGCGGAACTGAATCGCGTCGTGGAACTGGCTGTGGCTCTGCGACTCGCTGTAGGGCTTCGTCGCCGAACACGGGACGAGGACGAGGGGGTTGTCGAACCGGTTTCGGTACCGCGTCGTCACCCGTTCGGCGAACCGCTGAATCTCGACGCGGCGGATGGTGTCGGACGTGGCCGCCGAAATCTCCGCGTTCCGAATCACCGGCGTCCGCTCCTCGAGGTAGCCGTACTGCTGGTCGAACTCGCGGAACGCGGCGGTCAGCCACTGGTCGTGGCGGGCCTGCCCCTCGACGTAGTCGCGCAGGCGGCCGTCGCGGATGCGGCGGCGGACGGTTGCCAGTTCCGCCCGGAGGACGTTCACGTTGTGCGTCGCGCAGTCCTCGCGGGTGAACTCCTCGCGGGGGGTCCGACAGGCCGCACAGGTGCAGGGCAGTTCGTCCAGGTCTTCGAGGAAGTACTCGCTCTCGGTGGTGAGGTACATCCCCTGCCGGCCCTTCACGCGGGCGAGTTTGCCGTCCACGAGGTCCACGCCGGCGTAGGCGAGCGTCGAGACGTTCCGCGGAGTGGCGACGCCGGAGAGGTAGAGGGCGGTGTCGGCGGGAAGCGCCTCTTTCGCGGCGACGACGGCGTCGCGAAACGCCGAGGCGTGGCCGACGAAGCCCTGCGCGTTCGAGAGGATGTAGGCGTCAGCACCCGTGTTCTCGGCCGTCTCCGCCGTGACGACGGACGCCGAGGGGAAGTCCACCTCGGGCGAGTCGACGGCGAACGACTCCTGCACGCGTTCGTCCGTGCCGGCGGGGAACGACCGGTGCGGGAGCACCGTCAGCACGTCGTCGGAGCCCTCGGGAACGTCTCGCTCGGCGGTCCAGAGACTCCCGGCGTCCTCCACCACACCGTCCGCCAGGGCGGGCGTCGTCACGGACTCCGCGAGTCGGAGTTCGCCGAGTCGGGCGGCCCCGTCGCGCCCGAGAATCTCGAAGTGGTCGGTCATACCTCGGGTTCGGCCGCGGAGGGTGAACTATCTTCCCTTCTCCGCCGGTGTGCCGGTGGTGAGAGGGGTGCTGGCATCTCGCACGCGTGCGGAAACTGTATATTAGTGGGCAGAACCGACCACCAACCGTCGATACCGTCCGCCATCGGGCGACACTGACCGTCGGTTCTCGCCCGCGAGTCTCCCCGCGCGCTTTTGCCGCGGGCGACCGAACGGCGAACGTGAGACGAACCGGTCCGTGGTCGGCGGACGAGGCGGCGGCGTTCCTCCGCGAGTCGACGGTCCCCGTCCGTCTGGCGTGTCGGACGCCGTCGGACCAGTTGTGGATGCTCTCGCTGTGGTACGAGTGGGTCGAGGGCGACGACGGGCCGGAACTGTGTTGCGCGACGAGTGCCGGCGCTGACGTGGTGGGCTTCCTCCGCGCGAACGACGGCGTCGCGTTCGAGGTGTCGACGAACGACCCGCCCTACCGCGGCGTCCGCGGGCGCGGGACGGCGACGATAGAGCCAGACGAGGGGAAGACGCTGTTGCGGACGCTTCTGGAGCGATATCTCGGCGGGACGGAGAACGAACTCGCGACGTTCCTCCTGGGCGCCGACCGCGAGGAGGTGCGCATCCGCGTCTCGCCCGCGCGCCTCCACTCGTGGGACTACACCGACCGGATGCGCGACGTGAGCGGGGCCGACGAGTAGGAGACGGCGTCGCCACTGGCGGGGAGAGCGGTCGAAAGAAATGCGGCGCGGTTCGAGGTTCAGTCGCGAAGGACGGCCAGAAGCGCCGCAGCGACGAGTGCGACGAGTGCGCCGGCGACGCCGAAGCCGGGCATGCTGGTGTCGGTGGTCTCGGACTGGCCGCTCATCGCCGTCTCGCTGGCCATCTCGGTGTCGGCCTCCTGACCCATCTCCGTCTCCGACATCTCCGTCTCGGTTCCGTTCATCTCGCCCTCGAGGGTGGCTTCGGCCGTGGCGACGACTGCGCCGCCGCGGGCGACGTACGGACCGTCTTCTGCGCCCTCGCTGGTGACGAAGTCGTACACTTCGTTCCCGTTCGTGTCCATGTGCGCCATCGGGACGATGGTCGTCGTCTCGTTCAGGGGCGCGTCGAGTTCGACGGTGACGTTCTCGTGGGTGCCGGGCGCGAGGTAGTCGGAGGTGCCGCGGACGCTCTCGAACACCGCACCCTCGGTCACCGTCGCGTCGTGCACGGTGACGAATCCGCCGTCGTGGAGCGTGACGGAGTCGATGGTGACCGTCTCTCCGTCGGTCGTCTGGTCGGACGCGGTGACGACGGCGTTCACGGAGACGTGCGTCGTGTCGACCACCGCGCTCCCGTTGGCCGTGTACGGCCCGTCAGCCTCGGGGAACGTGTAGTTCTGGTCGCCGTCGGTGTCCATGTGCGCCATCGGCACGAGCGTCTGCGACGCGCGGATGGGCTCGGCGAACGTCACGGTGACGTTCTCGTGGACGCCGGGCGCGAGGTAGTCGGAGGTGCCGAGGATGCTCCCTTCGACTTCGCCCGCGAACAGGGAGGCGTCGTGGACGGTGACGAATCCGCCCTCCGAGAGGTCGACGCGGTCAACGACGACGCTGTGGCCGTCGGACGCCTGCGCGGCCATCTCGACGCTCGCCGAGACGGTGACGTTCGCCGGCGCGACGACGGCGGAGCCGTCAGCGGTGTAGGGGCCGTCGGCCTCACCCTCGCTCTCGGGGAAGGTGTAGTTCTGGTCGCCGTCGGTGTCCATGTGCGCCATCGGCACCAACGTCGTGGAGTTGTTCACCGGCGCGTCCAACGTGACGACGACGTTCCGGTGCAGGCCGGGCGCGAGGTAGTCGGAGGTGCCGCGGATGCTCTCGAACACCGCACCCTCGGTCACCGTCGCGTCGTGCACCGTCACGAACCCGCCCTCGGGCAGGAACGTCGAGTCCACGACGACGGCGTGGCCGCCGGTGACCTGCTCGGAGAAGGCGACGCTCGCGGTGTCGGACGGCGTCACCGCGGCGGTGTCGACGACGGCGCTGCCGTTCGCGGTGTAGGGGCCGTCGGCCTCACCCTCGCTCTCGGGGAAGGTGTAGTTCTGGTCGCCGTCGGTGTCCATGTGCGCCATCGGCACCAGCGTCGCGTTCTCCTCGACGGGCACGTCGAGCGTCACGCGGACGTTCTCGTGGACGCCGGGCGCGAGGTAGTCGGAGGTACCGCGGATGCTCTCGAACACCGCACCCTCGGTCACCGTCGCGTCGTGCACGGTGACGAACCCGCCCTGCGAGAGTTCGACGCGGTCCACGACGACGGACGCGCCGTCGGTGGGCTGGTCGGACATCGACACCGTCGCGGAGACGGTGACGTTCGCCTGCGAGACGACGGCGCTGCCGTTCGCGGTGTACGGACCGTCCGTCTCGCCGTTGTCGGCGACGAAGTCGTAGACGCGGTCACCGTCGGTGTCGAAGTGCGGCATGGCGACGAACGCGCCCGACTCGCGGAGCGGTTCGTCGAGGTGGACGGTGACGTTCTCGTGCGTCCCCGCGTCGAGGTACGCCGAGGACCCGACGACGCTCCCGAGGACGTTGCCCTCGGCGACGCTCGCGTCGTGGATGGTGACGAACCCGCCCTCCGAGAGCGTGACGTTCTCGACGACGACGGTTGAACCGCCCGACGTCTGGGCGGCGAACGATACTGACGCGTCCGACGACTGCTGCGTCGCGGACGTCGCGGCCACGCCCGCCGGAACGGTTCCGACGAGCACGACCAGCGTGACGAACACTGTGAGTGCGCGTTGCATGGCCGACACGTTGGCCGATATTTAAAAGAAGATTTTCCGGACTCTCACCCAAATTCGCCCCCGATTGGGCCGGCGTCCGTCGGTTTCGTTCCCCGGATGAGGACTCTCACGAACGCCGAACTATGTGTCGGCGGCGAGACGAGACGCCGCTGGCGGGAGGAGGACGCGGGAGAACGGGCGAACGGCGCGGGACGGGACGGACGGCGCGGGAGAACGGGCGAACGGTGCAGGACGGGACAAACGCTGGCGGACAGGGAGACGGGACGGACCGCGTGGTGAGGGTGCGGGGCGAAGGGAGCGCGTCAGTCGAACGTTATCCACGAGAGGAACAGCAGACCGATGGTCTCGAAGACGTGCAGGAGCATCATCGCTCGCCACGCGATGGCGGGAACGTCGGTGCTGAACCACCCCGAGAGCGTCGGGTCGACGATGTACATGTAGAGCGCGAGCGCGTTCCGTGCGAGGAGGAAGACGGCGAAGACGAGCAGTCCGAGCGGGTACTTCGAGCGGATGTCGAGGTAGTTTCTGGCCCAGACTGATGCGAGGGCGAGCAGTAGCACGACGTTCACGGCGCTGGAGACGCGCGCGACGTCAACCCAGATACTCATTCGTTCTCCCTAGCTCCCTGCCGTTTATATACACTTTCCCAAATCTCACCATGGTTACTCCATTCCGTCGAGTATCTCCTCTATCGTCTCCCAGTTCTGGCGCGCCCGGTCAGAGGGGAGGTAGACGGCGCCGTAGTCGTCGCCGCTGCTCTGGACGACGTCGTTCTCCATCAGCACGTCGAGGT
It encodes the following:
- a CDS encoding helix-turn-helix transcriptional regulator, with translation MITPVEDIEFLARSAHRVNALGALAAGGQSRDDLREAIGASNATVGRLLNEFDKRTWITRDGHRYELTPLGEFIATGFFALVERFETEHSIRDIWQWFPTDLGFTIEMFSGATVTLQDDRNPYCPNSRYAELIETSESLREMGTVLHKPENVRTVMERAVAGMEVELVFPSDVMTAMVEYAPELANEAVKSGNLVLLVSDELPGGFWIFDERVGMCCRDPETELSRAVIDTSTTGARAHAQSLYDAYRREATPFNPAAVFVAS
- the arcS gene encoding archaeosine synthase subunit alpha, coding for MTDHFEILGRDGAARLGELRLAESVTTPALADGVVEDAGSLWTAERDVPEGSDDVLTVLPHRSFPAGTDERVQESFAVDSPEVDFPSASVVTAETAENTGADAYILSNAQGFVGHASAFRDAVVAAKEALPADTALYLSGVATPRNVSTLAYAGVDLVDGKLARVKGRQGMYLTTESEYFLEDLDELPCTCAACRTPREEFTREDCATHNVNVLRAELATVRRRIRDGRLRDYVEGQARHDQWLTAAFREFDQQYGYLEERTPVIRNAEISAATSDTIRRVEIQRFAERVTTRYRNRFDNPLVLVPCSATKPYSESQSHSQFHDAIQFRAHVASMTSPIGVVPTELELTYPAQHYDSVVTGRWSEDEKGFVASVLRRYLERNDYPRVVAHVPDHGYRDICERVESEVDVPFEYTVEDHPTTTDSLANLMSTLQGELKYAKRERQHNTVKAIADYQFGPDAGEDLFADADVRMNSRYPKLQVWNGDGEQLATMVPQYGVLSFTLAGARVWSESDAPTKRVEIDNFAPHGSVLAPGVVDADDDIRVGDEVVVEGPKAFAVGRAEMFGAEMAESTRGVAVEVRHVEEK
- a CDS encoding alpha/beta fold hydrolase, with translation MPTIQCHGAELYYEDHGGGDPIVFLHGATAGLRYFEPQLAGLSNEYRTLAVDFRGHGRSEKTELGHTLSQYARDVHEFLLQLDLDDVVIAGWSMGAIVSWEYIRQFGIDRVRAMVDVDMEPSPMKRDDYDYGSYGRDDLEQAINQVQTDPLGLLDEQATAMLKEKPSRELRNLILDEGSRTPPAIQGTLMFGLLYLHDYRDVLRSIDVPALVCAGADEKWRSVESVEHTAELLPESRFELFEDSGHCITIEEPERFNQILGEFISSL
- a CDS encoding beta propeller repeat protein, which encodes MTRHRNDDGFLAFFRQYAQTWVHTVSTAALTAFGLLTFVNRLFAVVAIAAYVLPPVVQYVRRPTGEAAEIDDADETSEPAEPTAERQTEASVESGGADEEGTEAVTGDDADGDGEAGSDTGNTAADDDDEADSDDADGGDGTEPAWTAATVPTDGTLLDAAITADGAYAVGEGGVVVARDSDGDEWDALLSDGPGAGSNDLRGVDGVDGGGVWVAGDGGAVGRIDPDTGRHTDHSAPDGDTSAISGVAATDDGGAETVLLTDGSGRVRRGRYRDGELSWADPTKPGSGSSIAGVELDEDVGHVCDTGGGAFRTSDAGRTFESLGFEADGTAADVTSREAGDVRTVLVATDDGAVHRYDGSAWTPASVAEGPLLAVAAGDSGDVAAGEAATYERFDSSAWSRAELPAVESIRGVAVRGSGAVAVGDGGAVVERTA
- a CDS encoding pyridoxamine 5'-phosphate oxidase family protein, with the translated sequence MRRTGPWSADEAAAFLRESTVPVRLACRTPSDQLWMLSLWYEWVEGDDGPELCCATSAGADVVGFLRANDGVAFEVSTNDPPYRGVRGRGTATIEPDEGKTLLRTLLERYLGGTENELATFLLGADREEVRIRVSPARLHSWDYTDRMRDVSGADE
- a CDS encoding DUF7282 domain-containing protein, translating into MQRALTVFVTLVVLVGTVPAGVAATSATQQSSDASVSFAAQTSGGSTVVVENVTLSEGGFVTIHDASVAEGNVLGSVVGSSAYLDAGTHENVTVHLDEPLRESGAFVAMPHFDTDGDRVYDFVADNGETDGPYTANGSAVVSQANVTVSATVSMSDQPTDGASVVVDRVELSQGGFVTVHDATVTEGAVFESIRGTSDYLAPGVHENVRVTLDVPVEENATLVPMAHMDTDGDQNYTFPESEGEADGPYTANGSAVVDTAAVTPSDTASVAFSEQVTGGHAVVVDSTFLPEGGFVTVHDATVTEGAVFESIRGTSDYLAPGLHRNVVVTLDAPVNNSTTLVPMAHMDTDGDQNYTFPESEGEADGPYTADGSAVVAPANVTVSASVEMAAQASDGHSVVVDRVDLSEGGFVTVHDASLFAGEVEGSILGTSDYLAPGVHENVTVTFAEPIRASQTLVPMAHMDTDGDQNYTFPEADGPYTANGSAVVDTTHVSVNAVVTASDQTTDGETVTIDSVTLHDGGFVTVHDATVTEGAVFESVRGTSDYLAPGTHENVTVELDAPLNETTTIVPMAHMDTNGNEVYDFVTSEGAEDGPYVARGGAVVATAEATLEGEMNGTETEMSETEMGQEADTEMASETAMSGQSETTDTSMPGFGVAGALVALVAAALLAVLRD